In one Candidatus Eisenbacteria bacterium genomic region, the following are encoded:
- a CDS encoding tetratricopeptide repeat protein produces MTLGAFRERMQAGGWVLCGAGVSRLAPTNAPLGDKLRDECVAALLSDRNSRRWLRSLMHTQAYRRLLPESLLQDVSSFASDELDSLMVGRLTGLRPNACHRALAGLFPVVFTTNFDVCFEQARALRVVHLHGSVLRPSRIQNRSFRLARTVPGAVRSFRRAIRDGRLFVLGYSARDQDVLEAIAEGRPREICFLSYAGQPPRALAGLAPVFRWARGSLESLLRVRARRERASSRPRIAPVVRLRAGQRCAALLNLASRTGHYEDAPRVLAWYRRRLDPHTRLKSTFIAVDCLRMAGRFEPSARLLAAALRESAIRLPREADSLSWAYVLRGLLAIEGPNQDARSALVDYRRGLRAIARFARTRRGRTAKEGIRVWRARILNNVGEACAAEGRYSDAVINFRRSLAIKRRLHDDRGTAQTLANLSLTEARAGRLHTAERHLAECLLILKRSPDRYVLADALSRHGDMLAEAAGVPSPGLASAGAGTAKWLVEIRRALPQDLRRHALTLARGAALLESLAARTTAS; encoded by the coding sequence ATGACGCTGGGCGCGTTCCGTGAACGGATGCAGGCTGGAGGATGGGTGCTCTGTGGCGCCGGCGTATCCAGGCTCGCGCCCACCAACGCACCGCTCGGCGACAAGCTGAGGGACGAGTGCGTCGCGGCACTGTTGTCAGATCGCAACTCGCGGCGCTGGCTTCGTAGCCTCATGCACACGCAGGCCTACCGGCGACTTCTACCCGAGAGCCTCCTGCAGGACGTCTCCTCGTTCGCCTCGGACGAACTGGACTCGCTCATGGTCGGACGGCTGACTGGTTTGCGGCCCAACGCCTGCCACAGAGCCCTTGCCGGTCTATTCCCCGTCGTCTTCACGACGAACTTCGATGTCTGCTTCGAACAGGCGCGGGCTCTTCGCGTCGTGCACCTGCACGGGTCGGTCCTGCGGCCGTCACGGATCCAGAACCGCAGTTTCCGGCTCGCCCGGACCGTGCCGGGAGCGGTGCGGAGTTTCAGGCGGGCGATCCGGGACGGGCGCCTCTTCGTGCTGGGCTACTCCGCGAGGGACCAGGACGTGCTTGAGGCGATCGCCGAGGGGAGGCCCCGTGAGATCTGCTTCCTGAGTTATGCAGGTCAGCCGCCACGGGCGTTGGCGGGGCTCGCGCCGGTCTTTCGCTGGGCACGGGGCAGCCTCGAGTCGCTGCTTCGCGTGAGGGCCCGCCGCGAGCGCGCCTCCTCCCGCCCCCGGATCGCGCCGGTCGTGCGATTGCGCGCGGGCCAGCGCTGTGCGGCGCTCCTCAATCTCGCCTCGAGGACGGGGCACTACGAGGACGCGCCGCGGGTCCTGGCGTGGTACCGCCGCCGGCTCGATCCGCACACCCGGCTCAAGTCCACGTTCATCGCCGTGGACTGCCTTCGCATGGCGGGGCGATTCGAGCCATCTGCCCGCCTGCTGGCGGCGGCCCTTCGCGAGTCCGCGATCCGCCTTCCGCGCGAGGCGGATTCGCTCTCATGGGCTTACGTGCTGCGCGGCCTACTCGCCATCGAGGGCCCGAATCAGGATGCGAGAAGCGCACTCGTGGATTACCGGCGAGGCCTGCGGGCGATTGCCCGGTTCGCACGTACGCGGAGAGGGCGTACGGCCAAGGAGGGAATCCGCGTGTGGAGGGCCAGGATCCTGAACAACGTCGGGGAGGCCTGTGCGGCCGAGGGGCGGTACTCCGACGCGGTAATCAACTTCCGGCGCTCACTGGCGATCAAGCGGCGGTTGCACGACGACCGCGGGACGGCGCAGACATTGGCCAACCTCTCGCTCACGGAGGCCCGCGCGGGCAGGCTGCACACGGCGGAGCGACATCTGGCCGAGTGCCTCTTGATCCTGAAGCGGTCACCTGACCGCTACGTGCTCGCTGACGCGCTGTCCCGACACGGCGATATGCTCGCGGAGGCTGCCGGTGTCCCAAGTCCGGGGCTCGCCTCGGCAGGAGCCGGGACGGCTAAGTGGCTAGTGGAGATCCGGCGCGCGCTCCCGCAGGATCTTCGGAGGCACGCGTTGACGCTGGCGCGCGGCGCCGCACTGCTTGAGAGCCTGGCCGCGCGCACGACTGCCTCTTGA
- a CDS encoding VOC family protein has translation MRLALTVALLEGVDLTSARFAGDHLGLQARSAREFDDVVRTVGAYALPVRRESIDGRRNCVLRLRRPLRGGGWEMPLVEVFEPKLREAPRDLRPGIEHCAFVVSDYEQWLRDWPGRRELVAKRRDSATRVFVKTWIINGIELELRPVSLGKLSLPARGGATTVSVVC, from the coding sequence ATGCGACTGGCCTTGACGGTCGCGTTACTCGAAGGCGTGGACCTCACAAGCGCGCGCTTCGCAGGCGACCATCTCGGACTGCAGGCGCGGTCTGCACGGGAGTTTGACGACGTCGTGCGGACCGTTGGAGCGTATGCGCTGCCAGTGCGCCGCGAGAGCATCGACGGGCGAAGGAACTGCGTACTGCGCCTACGTCGTCCGCTGCGCGGCGGTGGGTGGGAGATGCCGCTGGTAGAGGTATTCGAACCCAAACTGCGGGAAGCGCCTCGCGACCTGCGGCCTGGTATCGAGCATTGTGCGTTTGTCGTGAGTGACTACGAGCAGTGGCTGCGGGACTGGCCGGGAAGGCGAGAGCTTGTCGCAAAGCGACGAGATAGTGCCACTCGGGTGTTTGTGAAGACATGGATCATCAACGGCATCGAGTTGGAGCTGCGGCCAGTCTCTCTGGGTAAGTTATCACTGCCGGCGAGAGGCGGGGCGACGACTGTGTCAGTTGTGTGCTAG
- a CDS encoding CocE/NonD family hydrolase → MKGVLARLWGIRVFVAAGLLAGTTAALGASAESVGPGYDIELSRMIPMRDGVELEAWITRPSKLAGKAPAVLELTQYDIDGGRRGEPVAMARRGYVFVLAYVRGRGRSGGVKSDDLGLQVGRDGHDLVEWIARQPWSDGHVFMYGGSFVGMTQWRTAAQRPPHLSGITPFAPIYPGWDVPNTNGIPQAWSAVIVGYTSGRSLNTGFIDNAAYWQGKMLEQYAGYRPFSELDEAIGIAPDDWWMADSAGLRKSFMKTWLDHVGDRAFNLAAEPAAKDYAAMRFPILTATGFFDDDQPGALRYYRSYFAHAPTAQVDRSVLVIGPWDHGGTQRPAKSIMGLTIPDSAVLDMQALHAGWCDWILGRGPKPALLRDKVNYFMLGADEWRHAASLAAASSGESLGFYLSAPDHAPLNVFHSGSLVGEPPAAEPPTVIVSDPRELPELAMLSSLPDEGLTSQFRDFQKRAVVFHSEPLAHDVEVAGHMRLNLRVRADAPDFDLWAQVLMIAPDGSAVRLGEDIRRARFRNGPFQSELLKPGETVDIPFEFYWSAWRIPAGARLRLTIAPLNSAFFQKNFNTGGRIGYENIADARVAHIEVLHSSRLSLPLAAPASAPARRSGSGQR, encoded by the coding sequence ATGAAGGGCGTGCTCGCACGGCTGTGGGGCATTCGGGTTTTCGTGGCGGCGGGATTGCTGGCGGGCACGACCGCCGCCCTCGGGGCGTCGGCGGAGTCGGTCGGCCCCGGCTACGACATCGAGCTGAGCCGCATGATCCCGATGCGGGACGGCGTCGAGCTCGAGGCCTGGATCACCCGACCCTCGAAGCTGGCCGGCAAGGCGCCGGCGGTGCTCGAGCTCACGCAGTACGACATTGACGGCGGCCGTCGTGGGGAACCGGTCGCGATGGCGCGGCGGGGCTACGTGTTCGTGCTCGCCTACGTGCGCGGGCGCGGGCGCTCAGGCGGGGTCAAGAGCGACGACCTCGGGCTGCAGGTCGGGCGCGACGGCCATGACCTCGTCGAGTGGATCGCTCGTCAGCCGTGGAGCGATGGTCACGTGTTCATGTACGGCGGTTCGTTCGTCGGCATGACGCAGTGGCGCACGGCCGCGCAGAGGCCCCCTCACCTGAGTGGCATCACGCCCTTCGCTCCGATCTATCCGGGCTGGGACGTGCCGAACACCAACGGCATCCCGCAGGCGTGGTCGGCGGTGATCGTGGGCTACACCTCGGGCCGCTCCCTCAACACCGGCTTCATTGACAATGCGGCGTACTGGCAGGGCAAGATGCTCGAGCAGTACGCGGGGTACCGCCCGTTCAGCGAGCTGGACGAAGCGATCGGCATCGCTCCGGACGACTGGTGGATGGCGGACTCGGCCGGACTCCGCAAGTCCTTCATGAAGACCTGGCTCGATCACGTCGGCGACCGGGCGTTCAACCTGGCCGCCGAACCGGCGGCGAAAGACTACGCGGCGATGCGCTTTCCGATCCTCACCGCGACCGGCTTCTTCGACGACGATCAGCCGGGAGCCCTGCGCTACTACCGGAGCTATTTCGCGCATGCGCCCACGGCGCAGGTGGACCGCAGCGTCCTCGTGATCGGGCCGTGGGACCACGGCGGAACGCAGCGCCCAGCAAAATCCATCATGGGGCTCACGATTCCGGACTCCGCCGTCCTCGACATGCAGGCGCTGCACGCGGGTTGGTGCGACTGGATCCTCGGGCGCGGCCCGAAGCCGGCACTGCTGCGCGACAAGGTCAACTACTTCATGCTGGGCGCGGACGAGTGGCGCCACGCCGCCTCGCTCGCGGCCGCGTCGTCGGGCGAGTCGCTGGGCTTCTATCTTTCGGCGCCGGACCACGCGCCGCTGAACGTGTTCCACTCGGGCAGTCTGGTCGGCGAGCCACCGGCGGCGGAACCGCCGACGGTCATTGTCAGCGACCCGCGGGAGCTGCCCGAGCTCGCGATGCTCTCCTCCCTCCCGGACGAAGGCCTCACCAGCCAGTTCCGCGACTTCCAGAAGCGGGCGGTCGTGTTCCACTCCGAGCCGCTGGCGCACGACGTCGAAGTCGCGGGGCACATGCGACTGAACCTGCGCGTCAGGGCCGACGCGCCGGATTTCGACCTGTGGGCGCAGGTGCTGATGATCGCGCCGGACGGCTCGGCGGTGCGCCTCGGCGAGGACATTCGCCGGGCGCGATTCCGCAACGGCCCCTTCCAGTCGGAGCTGCTGAAGCCGGGCGAGACGGTGGACATCCCGTTCGAGTTCTACTGGTCGGCGTGGCGCATCCCGGCGGGCGCGCGGTTGCGGCTGACGATCGCGCCGCTCAATTCGGCGTTCTTCCAGAAGAACTTCAACACCGGCGGCCGGATCGGCTACGAGAACATCGCCGACGCGCGTGTCGCGCACATCGAGGTGCTGCACTCCAGCCGCCTGAGCCTGCCGCTCGCGGCGCCCGCTTCGGCCCCGGCGCGAAGGTCCGGCTCCGGGCAGCGGTAG